Genomic window (Spirosoma sp. KCTC 42546):
AGGCTAGTCGTAGCCTTGTGCAGGCTATTGCCACTGAGACGGGAATGCCAATAGAAACAGTTGATTCAGCTATTAAAACAGAAAAATCGACCCAAAGTCAAATTGTAGAAATTAAATCAAATCTGATTACTAGTAAGGTCTCGCATACACCCCTCCACGCTCCAGTATGTGAACATGTTCGGGTATTTTACATCAATAACTTCCGGGAGGCTGGCATTGAGCTTAAATCGGTATACTTATTCTTCAAGGATGACATACTCATAAAGTTTACCTGTTATGCAACATCTCAGTTGAATAGCGCTATGGAATTAAGCTATGGACAACCAGAGGTTACTATAACAAAATTATATTCAGACTGTGATTTAGATGCTAAAAGCTTCCTTTTGACTTGGGCTAATGGAGGTATAACTGCTACATTAAGCTTACTGGTAAACTATGATGTTAACTGCCGGAAACGAGTGAACCAGGAATTTAGCATTGCTCTAAAAGAAAACTGTGCAGATTGCTGTGAAGAGATTGTAAACATTGAGAATAAGTAATACATAGGGGTGTTACTCGGCAAGCAGACTTGTAGAGTGAACGGAAATATGGGATTATAATACTACTAATCAATGAAAAAACCACTACTAACAGGTGTTTGGCCACTCATTGTTGCCATTGGGCTCGTTTTGCTGTACTTGTCCATGAGGTTACTTTTTTAAGCAAGTTTGATTTGTTTGGGTCACTTTGTTGGCTTTCTTCGATTTTAATATTCTCTCCTCATAGTCATATGTATCCATATCTTATGGGATTATTGGTCAGTAAAAGGTCACAGTTACATGGATAGGATTTTACTGTAGATATAGTAACTTTAACTACCGTCTAATAAATTTTAAGTATCTTAATGTGAAAATGAAGACGTAGAAATATATTAAAATACCTGCATGTAATATCCTTATCTATCGACATAGGATAGATAATTGTTATTCAGGTCACTTACAATTCAATTTGAGTGCCGTTCTGGCGATAGTGTATATATAGTACGATAAAACCTTTTATAGCACCAAGCTGGTTTTGTAACTGTACTCATTATCTAGCCCATAAACTAGCACTTTCATGAAACGTACTTCATTAACAGCTAATCAGCTGCAACAGCGGCTTGGTACTAACCCACCACTTGATACATTTGAATCCCTCTATAATCAGTATGTTAACAAGGTTTATAGAACATGCTTGAGTATGACAAAAGATGCTGAGATGGCACAAGATTATACCCAGGATATTTTCATCAAAGCCTTCGAAAAGTTTGATTCATTTCAAAATCGTTCTTCTTTCTCTACCTGGCTTTATTCAATTGCCTACAACTATTGCGCTGATCAGCTTCGCCTGGCCAAACGATTACCAACAACCACGTGGCAGCCAGATGACATGGCCCATGACAAGCCTGATTTACCCGAAGCCCAGCTCCATGAAGAAACACTTCAACTGGTTCGGCAGGCGATGGAGACACTTTCTGTTGAGGAACGTGCACTGCTTCGCCTTAAATATGAAGATGGGTTGACCATTGATGAGATTGCTCACTTGTACATGATTAAACCCAGTGCGGTAAAGATGCGACTTAAGCGAAGTCGCCACAAAATACAGCTTCTATACGCTAAGCACTATATGGTATAAGTGATTTTGTTGATCGTTATCACTGATTATGCCTATTCAAACTTGAATGCTATTTGTATGTATTCATCCTTAGAATAGATGTACTTCTTAAATCAGTTCATATGGAGACCTGGTTAATGGGTCTGAGTTCTAGAGAAATAATATAGATTAGCTATTTATTGTACCAAATATGTTACTACTTGGTACAATATTTGAATATAACATTTCTGATTGCTTTATATTGGACATATAGGCAGGCTCTGTAAATGCATTGGAAAAACGCTGATTCTGATAGGGTCAGCGTTTTTTGTGTGAGAGCCTGTTTGATGTTTGTTTCTTTTCGCTTATTAGAAGCTGTAAATCACCTGAGTTTGCACACTTA
Coding sequences:
- a CDS encoding RNA polymerase sigma factor, with product MKRTSLTANQLQQRLGTNPPLDTFESLYNQYVNKVYRTCLSMTKDAEMAQDYTQDIFIKAFEKFDSFQNRSSFSTWLYSIAYNYCADQLRLAKRLPTTTWQPDDMAHDKPDLPEAQLHEETLQLVRQAMETLSVEERALLRLKYEDGLTIDEIAHLYMIKPSAVKMRLKRSRHKIQLLYAKHYMV